One Schistocerca cancellata isolate TAMUIC-IGC-003103 unplaced genomic scaffold, iqSchCanc2.1 HiC_scaffold_718, whole genome shotgun sequence genomic region harbors:
- the LOC126141538 gene encoding piggyBac transposable element-derived protein 4-like, translated as MSQKSQEEMLMEWLEIPLSSDDDLECFSDDSIQDETYVAPESVDCDSDSSDEESQVPVIRTEDVSGTRQSDVIMKESTSQLSDNALKLPCSSKNVTKNSRSVVWKDKQLIILELQSKFHGNTSLPEEVINLNTPYQFFNHIFPSKLFDLIVEESHRYSVQCNPDRPIDLSCDDVKKFIGICLVMSIVHVPNTRDYWGEVTGTHLIKTTMTVNQYEQIHKFLHFNDNSAMIPRGEKGHDRLFKIRPIIELMRSRFQTIPVEECVSVDEQICSTKARSYLKQYMPNKPHKYGYKLFVISGISGYAYDFEIFTGDENEPEKRVTGEEDLGASANVVVRLSRILPRNMNHKLYCDNYYTSLPLLVWLHKQGIYSLGTVRRNRVPDCKLPSEAELKKMA; from the coding sequence ATGTCTCAAAAGAGTCAAGAAGAAATGCTTATGGAATGGTTAGAGATTCCACTAAGCAGTGATGACGATCTTGAGTGTTTCTCTGACGATTCCATTCAAGATGagacatatgttgctccagaatctGTTGATTGTGATAGTGACAGTAGTGACGAAGAAAGTCAAGTACCAGTAATTAGGACTGAAGATGTTTCTGGAACAAGACAATCTGATGTTATAATGAAGGAATCGACGTCACAGTTGTCTGATAATGCTCTGAAACTGccatgcagcagcaaaaatgttaccaaaaacagCAGGAGTGTGGTTTGGAAAGATAAACAGTTGATTATTCTCGAACTGCAGTCAAAATTTCATGGCAATACTTCGTTACcagaagaagtaataaacttaaatacTCCATACCAATTCTTCAATCATATATTTCCATCTAAATTGTTTGATCTAATTGTCGAAGAGTCTCATAGATACAGTGTGCAGTGTAATCCTGATAGACCAATAGATTTATCCTGTGATGACGTAAaaaaatttataggcatctgtCTCGTAATGTCAATAGTTCATGTACCTAATACGAGGGATTACTGGGGAGAAGTTACTGGTACTCATCTGATCAAGACAACAATGACAGTGAATCAGTATGAGCAAATACATAagtttcttcacttcaatgacaacaGTGCAATGATACCCAGGGGTGAAAAAGGTCATGATAGACTCTTCAAGATAAGACCCATAATAGAATTGATGAGATCTCGGTTTCAAACAATACCTGTTGAGGAGTGTGTTTCTGTTGATGAACAGATATGTTCAACAAAGGCTAGAAGTTATTTGAAACAATACATGCCAAACAAGCCTCATAAATATGGatacaaattatttgttattagtgGCATATCTGGTTATGCCTACGATTTTGAGATTTTCACTGGAGATGAAAATGAACCAGAAAAAAGAGTGACTGGGGAGGAAGACTTGGGAGCAAGTGCAAATGTTGTAGTTCGACTCAGTAGGATACTACCAAGAAATATGAACCACAAACTGTACTGTGACAATTATTACACAAGTCTGCCACTGCTTGTATGGTTACATAAACAAGGAATTTACTCACTTGGGACAGTCAGAAGAAACAGAGTGCCAGACTGCAAGCTCCCTTCAGAAGCTGAGCTGAAGAAAATGGCATGA